The Mycobacterium paragordonae genome includes a region encoding these proteins:
- a CDS encoding TIGR01777 family oxidoreductase — protein MGLTYSSVIDAPRDEVFAWHTRPGAFARLSPPWSPMRLVSEAESLKDGRAILGLPGGLRWVAQHQPDSYDPPRRFVDVLSSDGLASLPPRIIGHWRHTHDFEEVGAGQTRVIDRVDTPVPERALRPMFVYRHRQLADDLAAHRRAAENGLKPSTVAVTGSSGLVGTALTAFLSTGGHRVIRLVRGAAQSPDERQWNTDDPDPDLLAGVDAVIHLAGASIAGRFTEKHRKAIRDSRIGPTRRLAELVARTGTPVLISASAIGFYGYDRGDEPLTEDSVRGDGFLADVVADWEDAAAPAEQAGARVVKVRTGIVQSPAGGTLQLMRLLFSAGLGGRLGNGRQWFSWIGIDDLVDIYHRAWWDGELSGPVNAVAPQPVRNTDYTRTLAGVLHRPAILPVPSLGPRVLLGAQGARELALANQRVTPARLTNLGHSFRQPDLESALRHLLGRSG, from the coding sequence ATGGGCCTGACTTATTCGAGCGTTATCGACGCGCCGCGCGACGAGGTGTTCGCCTGGCACACTCGCCCCGGCGCCTTCGCCCGGCTTTCGCCGCCTTGGTCGCCGATGCGGCTCGTCAGCGAGGCCGAGTCGCTCAAGGACGGCCGTGCCATCCTCGGCCTGCCGGGCGGCCTGCGCTGGGTGGCCCAGCATCAGCCGGATTCCTATGATCCGCCAAGGCGTTTCGTCGATGTGCTCAGCAGCGACGGACTGGCTTCGCTGCCCCCGCGAATCATCGGACACTGGCGGCACACCCACGATTTCGAAGAAGTCGGCGCAGGGCAGACCCGCGTCATCGACCGGGTGGACACGCCGGTGCCAGAGCGCGCGCTGCGTCCGATGTTCGTCTACCGGCACCGCCAGCTGGCCGATGACCTGGCCGCGCACCGGCGGGCGGCCGAGAACGGACTCAAGCCTTCCACCGTCGCCGTCACGGGTTCCTCAGGATTGGTCGGCACCGCCCTGACCGCGTTCCTGAGCACCGGCGGCCACCGCGTCATTCGACTGGTCCGCGGCGCGGCGCAGAGCCCCGACGAGCGCCAGTGGAATACCGACGACCCCGATCCGGACCTACTGGCCGGGGTGGACGCGGTCATCCATCTCGCAGGCGCCTCGATCGCCGGACGATTCACCGAAAAGCATCGAAAAGCCATCCGGGACAGCCGGATCGGGCCCACGCGACGACTGGCCGAACTGGTGGCCCGCACCGGAACGCCCGTGCTGATCTCCGCCTCGGCCATCGGGTTCTACGGGTACGACCGGGGCGACGAGCCCCTCACCGAAGACAGCGTGCGCGGCGACGGCTTCCTGGCCGACGTGGTGGCCGACTGGGAGGACGCCGCCGCGCCGGCCGAGCAGGCCGGAGCCCGGGTGGTCAAGGTGCGCACCGGCATTGTCCAGTCCCCCGCGGGGGGCACGCTGCAGCTGATGCGGCTGCTGTTCAGCGCCGGCCTCGGCGGCCGGCTCGGCAACGGCCGGCAATGGTTCTCCTGGATCGGAATCGACGACCTGGTCGATATCTATCACCGCGCGTGGTGGGACGGCGAACTGTCCGGGCCGGTCAATGCCGTTGCCCCGCAACCGGTTCGGAATACCGACTACACCCGAACGCTCGCCGGTGTGTTGCACCGGCCGGCGATCCTGCCGGTTCCGTCGCTGGGCCCACGGGTCCTGCTCGGCGCCCAGGGCGCGCGGGAACTCGCGTTGGCGAATCAGCGGGTGACACCTGCCCGGCTGACGAATCTGGGTCACTCGTTCCGCCAGCCCGATCTCGAATCCGCGTTGCGGCACCTGCTCGGGCGCAGCGGCTAG
- a CDS encoding SDR family NAD(P)-dependent oxidoreductase, translated as MGVRDGIVSLFDAVLDRAVVPGYTRIGYRLRTLEWPDDVQTGALRGRTALVTGANRGIGKAIAAGLAGLGATVLLTVRDGAKGEQARAEIIAGNPDADIRVEVCDMSDLAGVRAFAADLAGRMAGLDILIHNAGLLPAQRAETSEGHEVTLATHVLGPLLLTEGLLPLLRASSDPRVILMSSGGMYTQQLPVEDPEYRAGRYRGAIAYARSKRIQVAFTSILARRWAGIRVYSMHPGWADTPGVASSLPGFRRLTGPLLRTAEEGADTAVWLAATKPAPPTGLFWHDRRPRPQHYLPTTWYSDEELARMWRYCADAVGLD; from the coding sequence ATGGGTGTTCGCGACGGAATCGTTTCGCTGTTCGACGCCGTGTTGGACCGGGCGGTGGTGCCGGGCTATACCCGGATCGGATATCGCCTCCGGACCCTCGAGTGGCCGGATGATGTGCAGACCGGCGCCCTGCGCGGACGCACGGCGCTGGTCACCGGCGCCAACCGCGGCATCGGCAAAGCCATCGCCGCCGGGTTGGCCGGGCTGGGTGCGACCGTGCTGCTGACGGTGCGCGACGGCGCGAAGGGGGAACAGGCGCGTGCCGAGATCATCGCCGGCAACCCCGATGCCGATATTCGCGTCGAGGTGTGTGACATGTCGGACCTGGCCGGGGTGCGCGCGTTCGCCGCGGATCTGGCCGGGCGAATGGCGGGGCTGGACATCCTGATCCACAACGCGGGGCTGCTGCCCGCTCAGCGCGCCGAGACGAGCGAGGGACATGAGGTCACGCTGGCCACCCATGTGCTGGGCCCGCTGCTGTTGACCGAGGGTCTGCTGCCGTTGCTGCGCGCGTCCAGCGATCCGCGGGTAATCCTGATGTCGTCGGGCGGGATGTACACCCAGCAGTTGCCGGTCGAGGACCCGGAATACCGGGCGGGGCGTTACCGCGGCGCCATTGCCTATGCCCGCAGCAAGCGGATTCAGGTGGCGTTCACGTCGATCCTGGCCCGCCGCTGGGCCGGCATCCGGGTCTATTCGATGCACCCCGGGTGGGCGGACACCCCGGGAGTGGCGTCCTCGCTGCCCGGCTTCCGGCGCCTCACCGGCCCGCTGCTGCGCACCGCCGAGGAGGGCGCCGACACCGCGGTCTGGCTGGCCGCGACCAAACCGGCACCGCCCACCGGACTTTTCTGGCACGACCGACGGCCGCGCCCGCAGCACTACCTGCCGACGACCTGGTACAGCGATGAGGAATTGGCGCGGATGTGGCGGTACTGCGCCGACGCGGTCGGGCTGGACTAA
- a CDS encoding glycosyltransferase family 4 protein: MKILMISWEYPPVVIGGLGRHVHHLSTALAEAGHEVVVLSRRPTGTDPSTHPTSDEVHDGVRVIAAAQDPHEFTFGTDMMAWTLAMGHAMIRAGLSITGGRRPWRPDVVHAHDWLVAHPALALAEFYDVPIVSTIHATEAGRHSGWVSGAISRQVHAVESWLVRESDSLITCSASMREEITELFGPGLSETTVIRNGIDAARWPFADRRPRTGPAELLYVGRLEYEKGVHDAIAALPRIRRAHPGTTLTVAGDGTQQDWLVEQARKHKVRKATHFVGHLHHDELLAALHRADAAVLPSHYEPFGLAALEAAAAGIPLVTSNTGGLGEAVINGVTGMSFAPRDVAGLAAAANSALADPAAAQRRARAARERLTSDFDWQTVAHETAQVYLAAKRRERQPQPRRPVVEHALPDR, encoded by the coding sequence ATGAAGATCCTGATGATCTCGTGGGAGTACCCGCCGGTGGTCATCGGCGGCCTCGGCCGGCACGTACACCACTTGTCCACCGCGCTCGCCGAGGCCGGCCATGAGGTCGTCGTGCTGTCCCGCCGGCCCACCGGCACCGATCCCAGCACCCATCCGACGTCGGATGAGGTGCACGACGGCGTGCGGGTGATCGCCGCCGCACAGGATCCGCATGAGTTCACCTTTGGCACCGACATGATGGCCTGGACGCTGGCCATGGGCCACGCCATGATCCGCGCCGGCCTGTCGATCACCGGCGGCCGCCGGCCGTGGCGCCCCGACGTGGTGCACGCCCACGACTGGCTGGTGGCACATCCCGCCCTCGCGCTCGCTGAATTCTATGACGTGCCAATCGTTTCCACGATTCATGCGACGGAAGCCGGACGGCATTCCGGCTGGGTCAGCGGGGCGATCAGCCGGCAGGTGCACGCGGTCGAGTCGTGGCTGGTGCGCGAATCCGATTCGCTCATCACGTGTTCGGCGTCGATGCGCGAGGAAATTACCGAACTTTTCGGCCCCGGTCTGTCCGAGACCACGGTGATCCGCAACGGCATCGACGCGGCACGCTGGCCCTTCGCCGACCGCCGTCCACGCACCGGCCCGGCAGAACTCCTTTACGTCGGACGGCTGGAGTACGAGAAGGGCGTGCACGACGCGATCGCCGCACTACCCCGGATCAGGCGCGCCCACCCCGGCACCACCCTGACCGTCGCCGGCGACGGCACCCAGCAGGACTGGCTCGTCGAGCAGGCCCGTAAACACAAGGTGCGCAAGGCAACCCACTTCGTCGGGCATCTCCACCATGACGAGCTACTGGCCGCGCTGCACCGGGCCGACGCCGCGGTGCTGCCCAGCCACTACGAGCCGTTCGGGCTGGCCGCACTGGAGGCCGCCGCGGCCGGCATCCCGCTGGTCACGTCCAACACCGGCGGCCTGGGCGAAGCCGTGATCAACGGCGTCACCGGAATGTCGTTCGCCCCCCGCGACGTGGCCGGACTGGCCGCCGCCGCCAACTCGGCGCTCGCCGACCCGGCCGCGGCCCAGCGCCGGGCCCGCGCCGCCCGGGAGCGGCTGACGTCAGACTTCGACTGGCAGACCGTGGCACACGAGACGGCGCAGGTCTATCTGGCCGCCAAACGCCGTGAGCGCCAACCGCAGCCGCGACGGCCGGTCGTCGAGCACGCGCTGCCGGACCGTTAG
- a CDS encoding 1,4-alpha-glucan branching protein domain-containing protein, with amino-acid sequence MFTLVLHTHLPWLAHHGRWPVGEEWLYQSWAAAYLPLFRVLRALADEDRRGLLTLGMTPVVNAQLDDPYCLDGMYHWLANWRLRAAEAASVRTLPKSKSSGYLSCTPEALRAFGIRECQEADQALEDFATLWRHGGSPLLRGLIDDGTVELLGGPLAHPFQPLLAPRLREFALREGLADARLRLSHEPTGIWAPECAYAPGMEHDYAAAGVSHFMVDGPSLHGDTALGRPVGTSAVVAFGRDLQVSYRVWSPKSGYPGHAAYRDFHTYDHLTGLKPARVTGRNVGSDGKAPYDPQRADHAVDVHVADFVEVVRNRLASESERIGRPAHVVAAFDTELFGHWWYEGPTWLARVLRALPEAGVQVGTLRDAMSAGFVGTPVELPPSSWGSGKDWQVWNGEQVADLVQLNSEVVDTALTTVDKALAQTASLDGPIPRDHVADQILRETLLTVSSDWPFMVSKDSAADYARYRAHLHAHATREIAGALASGRRDTAQRLAQGWNRADGLFGALDARRLPK; translated from the coding sequence ATGTTCACGTTGGTGCTGCACACGCACCTGCCCTGGCTGGCCCATCACGGTCGCTGGCCGGTCGGAGAGGAATGGCTCTACCAGTCCTGGGCGGCGGCCTACCTGCCGCTTTTCCGGGTGCTGCGCGCGCTGGCCGACGAGGACCGCCGCGGGTTGCTCACCCTGGGCATGACGCCGGTGGTCAACGCTCAACTCGACGACCCGTACTGCCTGGACGGCATGTACCACTGGCTGGCCAACTGGCGGCTGCGCGCGGCCGAGGCTGCCAGCGTGCGCACGCTGCCGAAGTCGAAGTCGTCCGGTTATCTGTCCTGCACGCCGGAAGCGTTGCGGGCCTTCGGCATTCGTGAATGCCAGGAAGCCGATCAGGCGCTCGAGGACTTCGCCACGCTGTGGCGGCACGGCGGCAGCCCGCTACTGCGGGGTCTGATCGACGACGGCACCGTGGAGTTGCTGGGCGGGCCGCTCGCCCATCCGTTCCAGCCGCTGCTGGCTCCGCGGCTGCGGGAGTTCGCCCTGCGCGAGGGCCTGGCCGACGCACGGTTGCGACTGTCGCACGAACCCACCGGGATCTGGGCGCCCGAGTGCGCCTATGCCCCCGGCATGGAGCACGACTATGCCGCGGCCGGCGTCAGCCACTTCATGGTCGACGGGCCATCGCTGCACGGCGACACCGCGCTGGGCCGCCCGGTCGGCACCAGCGCAGTGGTCGCGTTCGGGCGTGACCTGCAGGTCAGTTACCGCGTGTGGTCGCCCAAGTCGGGCTACCCCGGGCACGCCGCCTACCGCGATTTCCACACCTACGACCACCTGACCGGGCTCAAGCCCGCCCGCGTCACCGGCCGCAACGTGGGGTCCGACGGCAAGGCCCCGTATGACCCTCAACGCGCCGATCACGCCGTCGACGTCCACGTCGCCGACTTCGTCGAGGTGGTCCGCAACCGGCTGGCCTCGGAGTCCGAACGGATCGGCCGGCCCGCGCACGTGGTGGCCGCGTTCGACACCGAACTGTTCGGGCACTGGTGGTACGAGGGCCCGACCTGGCTGGCACGCGTGCTGCGGGCACTGCCCGAGGCCGGTGTCCAGGTCGGGACGCTGCGCGACGCGATGTCGGCCGGATTCGTCGGGACGCCCGTCGAGTTGCCGCCCAGCTCCTGGGGTTCCGGCAAGGACTGGCAGGTATGGAACGGCGAGCAGGTGGCCGACCTGGTGCAGCTCAACTCCGAGGTGGTCGACACGGCGCTGACCACCGTGGACAAGGCGCTGGCCCAGACGGCGTCGCTGGACGGGCCCATCCCCCGCGATCACGTCGCCGATCAGATCCTGCGCGAGACGCTGCTCACGGTGTCGAGCGATTGGCCGTTCATGGTCAGCAAGGACTCCGCCGCCGACTACGCGCGCTACCGCGCCCATCTGCACGCCCACGCCACCCGGGAGATCGCCGGGGCGCTGGCGTCGGGCCGCCGCGACACCGCGCAACGACTCGCGCAAGGCTGGAACCGGGCCGACGGCCTGTTCGGCGCCCTCGACGCCCGGAGATTGCCCAAGTGA
- a CDS encoding class I SAM-dependent methyltransferase produces the protein MSAIVPNTPDRIDATVDPGLTLTGERTIPDLDIENYWFRRHEVVYQRLAPRCADRDVLEAGCGEGYGADLIAGVARRVVAVDYDESAVAHVRSRYPRVEVLHANLTELPLPDASVDVVVNFQVIEHLWDQGQFIRECARVLRPAGLLMVSTPNRITFSPGRDTPINPFHTRELNADELTELLVDGGFEEAAVLGLFHGPRLREMDARHGGSIIDAQIERAVADAPWSPELVADVAAVATADFDLLDRAVCDIDDSLDLVAIAVRN, from the coding sequence ATGAGTGCAATCGTCCCCAATACTCCGGACCGGATCGACGCCACGGTCGATCCGGGGTTGACGCTGACAGGCGAGCGCACCATCCCTGACCTCGACATCGAGAACTACTGGTTCCGTCGACACGAGGTGGTCTACCAGCGCCTGGCTCCGCGCTGCGCGGACCGCGACGTCTTGGAGGCCGGCTGTGGTGAGGGTTACGGCGCAGACCTGATCGCCGGGGTGGCGCGCCGGGTGGTCGCCGTCGACTACGACGAGTCCGCCGTCGCCCACGTCCGCAGCCGCTACCCCCGGGTCGAGGTGCTGCACGCCAACCTGACCGAGCTGCCACTGCCCGACGCGTCGGTGGACGTCGTGGTGAATTTCCAGGTCATCGAGCATCTGTGGGACCAGGGCCAATTCATCCGGGAGTGCGCGCGGGTGCTGCGGCCCGCGGGCCTGCTGATGGTGTCGACGCCCAACCGGATCACCTTCTCCCCCGGCCGCGACACCCCGATCAACCCGTTCCACACCCGCGAACTCAACGCCGACGAGCTCACCGAGCTGCTGGTCGACGGGGGTTTCGAAGAGGCGGCTGTGCTCGGTTTGTTTCATGGCCCGCGCCTGCGGGAGATGGATGCCCGCCACGGCGGCTCCATCATCGACGCGCAAATCGAGCGGGCGGTGGCCGATGCGCCCTGGTCACCGGAGTTGGTGGCCGACGTCGCGGCGGTGGCCACGGCCGACTTCGACCTCCTGGATCGGGCGGTGTGTGATATCGACGACAGCCTGGATCTGGTCGCGATCGCGGTGCGCAATTGA
- a CDS encoding electron transfer flavoprotein subunit beta/FixA family protein, translating into MTNIVVLIKQVPDTWSERKLSDGDWTLDREAADAVLDEINERAVEEALQIREREGGEGSVTVLTAGPERATEAIRKALSMGADKAVHLKDDGLHGSCVVQTAWALARALGTIEGTELVIAGNESTDGSGGAVPAIIAEYLGLPQLTHVRKLSVEGGKITAERETDDGLFSLEASLPAVVSVTEKINEPRFPSFKGIMAAKKKEVTVLTLAEIGVEADEVGLDNAGSSVLTSTPKPPKTAGEKVTDEGEGGSEIVKYLVGQKII; encoded by the coding sequence ATGACGAACATCGTGGTCCTGATCAAGCAGGTTCCGGACACCTGGTCGGAGCGCAAGCTCTCCGACGGCGACTGGACGCTCGACCGCGAGGCCGCTGACGCGGTCCTGGACGAGATCAACGAGCGCGCCGTGGAAGAAGCGCTGCAGATCCGGGAGCGGGAGGGTGGCGAAGGGTCGGTCACCGTGCTGACCGCCGGCCCCGAGCGCGCCACCGAGGCGATCCGCAAAGCCCTCTCCATGGGCGCCGACAAGGCCGTCCACCTCAAGGACGACGGCCTGCACGGCTCGTGCGTGGTGCAGACCGCGTGGGCGCTGGCCCGCGCACTGGGCACCATCGAAGGCACCGAGCTGGTGATCGCCGGGAACGAGTCCACTGACGGCTCGGGCGGCGCGGTGCCGGCGATCATCGCCGAGTACCTGGGCCTGCCGCAGCTCACCCACGTGCGCAAGCTGTCCGTCGAGGGCGGCAAGATCACGGCCGAGCGCGAAACCGACGACGGCCTGTTCAGCCTCGAGGCGTCGCTGCCCGCCGTGGTCAGCGTCACCGAGAAGATCAACGAGCCCCGCTTCCCGTCCTTCAAGGGCATCATGGCCGCGAAGAAGAAGGAAGTGACCGTCCTGACGCTGGCCGAGATCGGCGTCGAGGCCGACGAGGTGGGCCTGGACAACGCCGGGTCGTCGGTGCTGACCTCCACGCCGAAGCCGCCGAAGACGGCCGGTGAGAAGGTCACCGACGAGGGCGAGGGCGGCAGCGAGATCGTCAAGTACCTGGTTGGCCAGAAGATCATCTGA
- a CDS encoding electron transfer flavoprotein subunit alpha/FixB family protein, with the protein MAEVLVLVEHAEGALKKVTSELITAARALGEPAAVVVGASGTAAPLVDGLKEAGAEKIYVAESDVAENYLITPYVDVLASLAESNAPAAVLLAANADGKEIAGRLAARIGSGLLVDVVEVREGNKALHSIFGGAYTVESQVNGDTPVITVRGGAIDAEPKAGAGEQVNVEVPAQGENATKITSREPAVAGDRPELTEASVVVSGGRGVGSAENFSVVEELADSLGGAVGASRAAVDSGYYPGQFQVGQTGKTVSPQLYIALGISGAIQHRAGMQTSKTIVAVNKDEEAPIFEIADYGVVGDLFKVTPQVTEGVKARKG; encoded by the coding sequence ATGGCTGAAGTTCTGGTGCTCGTCGAGCACGCCGAAGGGGCCCTGAAGAAGGTCACTTCTGAATTGATCACTGCGGCACGTGCCCTTGGCGAGCCGGCCGCCGTCGTCGTCGGTGCGTCCGGCACCGCCGCACCGCTGGTGGACGGCCTCAAAGAGGCCGGCGCCGAGAAGATCTACGTCGCCGAGTCCGACGTGGCGGAGAACTACCTGATCACGCCGTACGTCGACGTGCTGGCCTCGCTGGCCGAGTCCAACGCGCCCGCGGCGGTGCTGCTGGCGGCCAACGCCGACGGCAAGGAGATCGCCGGCCGGCTGGCCGCGCGCATCGGGTCGGGTCTGCTGGTCGACGTGGTCGAGGTACGGGAGGGCAACAAGGCCCTGCACTCGATCTTCGGTGGCGCCTACACCGTCGAGTCCCAGGTCAACGGGGACACCCCGGTGATCACGGTCCGCGGCGGCGCCATCGACGCCGAGCCCAAGGCCGGCGCCGGCGAGCAGGTCAACGTCGAGGTTCCGGCCCAGGGCGAGAACGCGACCAAGATCACCTCCCGCGAGCCGGCCGTGGCCGGCGACCGCCCCGAGCTGACGGAGGCCAGCGTCGTGGTGTCCGGTGGCCGCGGCGTGGGCAGCGCGGAGAACTTCAGCGTGGTCGAGGAGCTGGCCGACTCGCTGGGCGGCGCCGTCGGCGCTTCCCGTGCCGCGGTGGACTCCGGCTACTACCCGGGGCAGTTCCAGGTGGGCCAGACCGGCAAGACGGTCTCGCCGCAGCTGTACATCGCGCTGGGCATCTCCGGAGCCATCCAGCACCGGGCCGGCATGCAGACGTCGAAGACCATCGTCGCGGTGAACAAGGACGAAGAAGCACCGATCTTCGAGATCGCCGACTACGGCGTGGTCGGCGACCTGTTCAAGGTCACCCCGCAGGTGACCGAGGGCGTCAAGGCCCGCAAGGGCTGA
- a CDS encoding GNAT family N-acetyltransferase — protein MSIASVLIPSDKPRGPATRSSSGPHYSLLLSTDPSLIEAAQRLRYDVFSSTPGFALPTHVDGRDVDRFDEYCDHLLVRDDDTGELVGCYRMLPPSGAIAAGGLYTATEFDVRDFDALRPSLVEMGRAVVRDGHRNGGVVLLMWAGILAYLDRCDYDYVTGCVSVPIETGGEAPGCQVRGVRDFVLKRHPARYRVRPYRPVRVDGVALDDIAPPSRPSVPPLMRGYLRLGARACGEPAHDPDFGVGDFCVLLGKSDADTRYLKRLRSVSAAAEMGGWSSGDAR, from the coding sequence ATGAGCATCGCATCCGTTCTCATACCCAGCGACAAACCACGTGGCCCGGCGACACGGTCGTCGTCCGGACCGCACTATTCCCTGTTGCTGTCCACCGATCCGAGCCTCATCGAAGCGGCACAGCGCCTGCGCTACGACGTGTTCAGCAGCACCCCCGGTTTCGCCCTGCCCACCCATGTCGACGGCCGTGATGTTGACCGCTTCGACGAGTACTGCGACCACCTCCTGGTCCGCGATGACGACACCGGCGAACTGGTCGGCTGCTACCGCATGCTGCCGCCGTCGGGCGCCATCGCCGCCGGTGGTCTCTACACGGCAACCGAATTCGACGTCCGGGACTTCGACGCTTTACGGCCGTCGCTGGTGGAGATGGGGCGCGCGGTGGTGCGCGACGGCCATCGCAACGGCGGGGTGGTGCTGCTGATGTGGGCGGGCATTCTGGCCTATCTGGATCGCTGCGACTACGACTACGTGACCGGCTGCGTGTCGGTGCCGATCGAAACCGGGGGAGAGGCGCCCGGCTGCCAGGTCCGCGGCGTGCGCGACTTCGTGCTCAAGCGGCACCCGGCGCGGTACCGGGTGCGACCGTACCGACCGGTGCGTGTCGACGGCGTGGCGCTCGATGACATCGCGCCGCCCAGCCGGCCTAGCGTCCCGCCGTTGATGCGGGGGTACCTGCGACTCGGCGCGCGGGCCTGCGGCGAACCCGCCCACGACCCGGACTTCGGCGTCGGCGACTTCTGCGTGCTGCTGGGCAAGAGCGACGCCGACACCCGCTATCTCAAGCGGCTGCGGTCGGTGTCGGCCGCCGCCGAAATGGGCGGCTGGTCAAGTGGCGATGCCCGGTGA
- a CDS encoding lysophospholipid acyltransferase family protein — MNTPGGHSWLPRASCDVGCLDAAAVSGPAVRLRAALRITLVVMLAPGLPLLGIPLPGSTHLQRAYCRLMLRSLGVRISVSGNPIRNLSGVLVVSSHVSWLDVFAIGAVLPGSFVARADMFTGPASGIVARILKIIPIERTSLRRLPAVVDAVARRLRAGQTVVAFPEGTTWCGVGFGSFYPAMFQAAIDAGRPVQPLRLTYHHLDGRMSTAPAYVGRDTLLSSVYRVVCARRTVARVRVESLQLPGADRRALARRCQTAVRSGAPAALDHALVA, encoded by the coding sequence GTGAACACGCCGGGTGGGCACTCGTGGCTGCCCCGCGCATCGTGTGACGTCGGTTGCCTGGACGCCGCGGCGGTGTCGGGGCCGGCGGTGCGGTTGCGCGCCGCGCTGCGCATCACGCTGGTCGTGATGCTGGCCCCCGGCCTGCCGTTGCTGGGCATCCCGCTGCCGGGTTCCACGCACCTGCAGCGCGCCTACTGCCGGCTGATGCTGCGCAGCCTCGGCGTCCGAATCTCCGTGTCGGGCAATCCGATTCGAAATCTGAGCGGAGTCCTCGTGGTGAGCAGCCACGTCTCGTGGCTGGACGTCTTCGCGATCGGCGCGGTACTGCCGGGGTCGTTCGTCGCGCGAGCGGACATGTTCACCGGCCCCGCCAGTGGCATCGTCGCGCGGATCCTGAAGATCATTCCGATCGAGCGGACCAGCCTGCGGCGGCTGCCCGCGGTGGTGGACGCCGTCGCCCGGCGACTGCGGGCCGGCCAGACGGTGGTGGCGTTCCCGGAGGGCACCACCTGGTGCGGCGTGGGATTCGGCAGCTTCTACCCGGCCATGTTCCAGGCCGCTATCGACGCGGGCCGTCCGGTGCAGCCGCTGCGCCTGACTTACCACCACCTGGACGGGCGGATGTCGACGGCACCGGCCTACGTCGGCCGAGACACCCTGCTGAGCTCGGTCTACCGGGTGGTCTGTGCACGCCGCACAGTAGCGCGGGTGCGCGTCGAGTCGCTGCAGCTACCGGGTGCCGACCGGCGTGCCCTGGCGCGTCGCTGCCAGACGGCGGTGCGCTCGGGCGCACCGGCGGCTCTGGATCACGCGCTGGTGGCCTGA
- a CDS encoding DUF427 domain-containing protein, which translates to MSRWPKPDVAGPGQESVWDYPRPPRLEDFTGSITIELGGQQIASTQRAWRVLETSHPPTYYLPREAFAEGVLRPADGSSWCEWKGQASYFDLVTPARVAPRAAWTYQRPTAGFAPIANAIAVMAAQVDRCTVNGEEVIPQPGGFYGGWITSWIVGPFKGIPGSMGW; encoded by the coding sequence ATGAGTCGTTGGCCGAAGCCCGACGTTGCGGGTCCGGGACAGGAATCCGTCTGGGACTATCCCCGCCCGCCACGGCTGGAAGACTTCACCGGTTCCATCACCATCGAATTGGGTGGTCAGCAGATCGCGTCGACCCAGCGCGCCTGGCGGGTACTGGAGACCAGCCATCCGCCGACCTACTACCTGCCCCGGGAAGCCTTCGCGGAGGGTGTGCTGCGGCCGGCCGACGGTTCGTCCTGGTGCGAATGGAAAGGCCAGGCCAGCTACTTCGACCTGGTGACCCCCGCGCGGGTGGCTCCGCGCGCGGCCTGGACCTATCAGCGGCCCACCGCCGGGTTCGCGCCGATCGCGAACGCGATCGCGGTGATGGCCGCCCAGGTGGACCGCTGCACGGTTAACGGCGAAGAGGTGATTCCGCAGCCCGGCGGGTTCTACGGGGGATGGATCACCAGCTGGATCGTCGGCCCGTTCAAGGGAATTCCGGGATCGATGGGTTGGTAG
- a CDS encoding SRPBCC family protein has translation MTFSVNRFVAAPPQAAWDLLVDLDAWPQWGPSINGAQLDQPGRRLTAGATGTVRTALLVRVPFAVTEFEQGRCWAWKVAGIPATWHRVDPEGDGARITLGVPRWAPAYLAVCELALRRMEKLLT, from the coding sequence ATGACGTTCAGTGTGAATCGGTTCGTTGCCGCGCCACCGCAGGCGGCATGGGACCTGCTAGTCGACCTCGACGCCTGGCCGCAGTGGGGGCCGTCGATCAACGGGGCGCAACTCGACCAGCCCGGAAGGCGCCTGACCGCCGGCGCGACGGGCACGGTCCGGACCGCGCTGCTGGTACGGGTTCCGTTCGCGGTCACCGAGTTCGAACAGGGCCGATGCTGGGCCTGGAAAGTGGCCGGCATTCCGGCAACCTGGCACCGGGTGGATCCGGAGGGCGACGGGGCGCGGATCACGCTCGGCGTGCCGCGCTGGGCGCCCGCCTATCTGGCCGTCTGTGAGCTCGCGCTGCGCCGGATGGAGAAGCTGCTGACGTAG